Below is a genomic region from Sorghum bicolor cultivar BTx623 chromosome 9, Sorghum_bicolor_NCBIv3, whole genome shotgun sequence.
TGCAACAGCAGATACCTGAATGGAGGAGGCATTAGAGATTGATAAAATGGTTAAGTAACAGAAGCATATGGAGGTTTTGACGAACTTACAACTTTAATCTGCTTGCTGGTAACTCCGCGCTCGATTAATAAGTCAATAGCAGCAACCATTGTCCCACCTAAAGAAACAAATTTAACCATGATTCTTAGAGATTTATACAGCAATAGCCTAGAATTTTCATTTCTACTCATTTCATATCTGGAAAAGAAAAGCAATTTATCATATATCGCAACTTGTTTAGCACCACGTTGTTCAACCACTAACAACAGTTTTTTTGTGCATAATGCTGGTTAGGTACAGGAACTTATTTTAAATTTTCGTTTTGAAATTAATTGGTATGTGCAAATTTAAGAACCTTAGGCAGAAGCAGAACATAAATTGTTTATGCAGAGCTAAATGTTTACCAGTGGCCAGCATTGGGTCAACAACTAGTACACGAGTCCCCTCTGGAATTTTGTCTGGCAGGCTGGAttgaaagaagaaaaagaaagaaatgttAGGGGTGCTCAAATTAGTGTAGGCATTTAACTATTTATGAAATTTTACAGTGCTGAACAGATCAGCACAATAAAGTGATACTAATTAACACAAAGAATGGTATATGTTATAATGAATAACTACTACATATTAATTTTAATCAAGATAGCAATGGGACCCTTGTGTGCTAATATCTGCATTCCATACTATTTTACACAGAGAGGGATTTACTTggataggaaaaaaaaaacttgcatTTGCAATATTTTATTCTTCAATAGTTCTGTAGGGTCTCATGATCCAAGAGTGACAATCAAAGCAATTGCATAAACTAAAGCATGGATGACCCCAATTGTTCAATCtggtaaaaaaaaactttacacTTTTGACTTTCATGGTTTCAAGGTGCAACTTTGACCACTACTTTCTGTTAGAATATACTTACAGATTCTAATACTTTTTGTGAGATTATGGAAGTCCTTGTAAGAATGCCCACAGATTTTTTTGTTCCCAAACCAAATATTTTAGAAGCTATTGACATTCCAAGTTTCTAATGATTGGATCTTGGACAAAACAGTGTGTGAGAAAATAGTGTGTGAGAAAATAAAGTAGAGCTTGCAGTGTGTGACCAAAGGGAGCACAAAACAGTGTGTGAGAAAATAAAGTAGAGCTTGCAGAAAGGAAACATACTTGTTCAGGTATATTGAAGGTTGAAGTGTTTCTTCATCTCTACGGAGGCCTTCATTTTCAATGAAATGGAATGGATAAGAATAGTTGCTCATAGCTTTTGAGATGAATACTGGTTTGTGTAAGTAATTAAAATAGAGCCACTAAAATATTGTATTTACAGAGCATGTAAATAGTTCAGGTAATcttatttgtttatttaatatttttacAAATGCATTATTAGCAAGCAGAATAATAGTaggatgtggtggttaagtacaGAATATATGGATATTAGTCTGCACATTTCCAACTTTATTCATCTGACCCGCAAAGATGCATGCATCAAATCAAGAGTATCAAACATTGATTTGGTACACAGAGAACAAAACAAATCAGCTTGGAGTGCTGAAATTTTGGTCATGAAGCTTATGTTAGCAATATATGAGCATAAAAGTCTTACTTTGATTTCAAAAATACAGAACAAAATTTGGCTCTAGTTTGCTTAGACAGAGATACATGGACCATTGTTTAATTAACTTACCAAGGTGATAAGTCTTGGTTGCTGGCAGAACTGATGAAGCAAGTTCAGCTAGTGCAAGACCAGCTCTCAGTATCGGAACAACCTGTTAGCCATGCTAGTAGAAAGACTAAATATAATCGTAGACACTACAAATGCCATGTACAATATCTGGTGTTAAGAAATAGACTTACCAGAACAGGCTCTCTTGGATCAATAAATTCAACGCTAGCTACAGCTACGGGTGTTTCAATCTCTCCTGTGATTGTAGGCTGCAAGGGTTCAGCACGATTTATCATGACTCCTGATGTTCTATTGACAATGAAGTGTTGATTGACGTGTATAAGAATGACTGTGATCCACACATCTTTTTATGGCGCAACACATTGTTCATGATATAGAAAGATAAGGGAACTTGTCCACATATGACTTGGTGTTGTGAGGCTGGATTCTCATAAACAATACACAACTAtgtgttttaaaaaaaaatacatgaGAAAACTGTGGCAAAAGAAGTGGCCATGAAGACATCTAAAAAGATTAGTTTTGATTCTTATGTTCCTGGCATTCAACATTCTTcccaacaaatattgtccatacCATGTCAAAACTGTGTTTTACTCTGACTTCACTAGCAGGTTAATTTCAACCTTAAAACATTAgaagagaaaaaagaataacAGAAAATGATTAACCAGGCAAAAGATTTCAACTCACCAACCAATCTCTGGATGCTTCATATATGAGCAGCCGACCAAGCTCTGCCATGGCACTCTCTATGACAGCAATTAACAAAGGCTCAGTGAAATCCTATGAAATGGTGTTCAATTGCTACTATATCCAACTTCTACTAAGGGGATGTTTGGTTagggttgttaaagtttaacagtttgggcaattagtgttcaatcatggacttaaacatttgatgtgacggatggTAAACTACCGCAGTCAACCAAACAGGCCGTTCCtcggaacaaaaaaaaaatactaagccgtTCAGAAACACGCACTGAAGATGGCGCACGGTGTCTGTTCGTTGCGCAGCACGGAGACCCAATGCTTTATCAGCGGGTGCGGCGGGACGAACACCTGCGAAAAAAACACGTCAGACCCTGTCACCCCACACCATCTAAGCGGATACGCACGTGCCAAATGCTGTATGGATAAACAAAAGAAAGCCAACGAGCAGAGGGAGGCAGAACCAGATCCGCACCAACATCTGGCCGCCAGATGTGGGCGATCTCGCGCCCGTGGCGGCGTCGTGGCTTGCCGCCCTCGTCGCCGTCGGAGGCAGCCTCAGCGCGTGAACGGGCAGCGGGGCCGGGACGGTGAGGCGCCCGGAATTGGGGAGCGCGCGGggtgggaggaagaagagggaggtTTGAGGGAGGCGCTGACGCGCGCATGCGATGCGGTGGAGAggcgccgcggcggccgcggcggccgaAGGCATCGCGAGGGCCGGGCGGGGGTGTGCGGACTCCGGATGGCGAGCGAAAGCGAGAGCAGTGAGGAGGGGGCGAGGGGGATACGGTGGGGTCGCCAACGCCGTTTTATggttttctttttcatttttcaGAAAAAAACTTATATATATTACGGTTTTCGTTAGGCCATCCAACGCATCTACAGTGGTGAGTCCCGGCTCCTTGTTCGTCAGTCATTCAAAAAACAAGTTGTTGCGTCTGATAAAACACAAAGGGACGCTCGTATGCGTTGTGGAGATAGGAAAATTTTCAAAACTAGTTAACCAACATTTAGTTAGATATTTAGCTAAAAAAATCAGCCCAAATTCTCATATTTAGATACACTAGAACTAAATTTAGCTAGCTAGCGATTAACTCTTATATTATAGAGACCCTAAATTTGTTTAGACTTATATAAATGTGATTTTTGTTAGAGTTGCTACTAAATGTTTCTATTTCAATGCGACATTCATACTCTTGTGGGTACAAAACTAGACACCCTCTTTTCTATATTCAATCTGCTACCGAGTGTTCTAGCTCTAATCTTCTTCGTGCATAGGGGATTGGAAGACCAAGTCTCTGGAATCAACACTCCTCTACAACACCTGCTTCATTGCTTGGCGTTATTGTCGGTGATATCCAATACTCCTTCGTCTTTTTCTTGGTGAAGGTGAAGACTGTGCGCATATTCTTCCTGACAAGGAAGGATTTCTTTATCTATTTTCTATTGACTGTTTGAGAACTGCACAACATACATCTTTCTACATCGGACTATGGTCCACAACTTCAAGCAACCCACTGTTGAGAATGATGTCGTCAATGCTTTCACATTGATCCTTTCTTTAGGTGTATTTCTGATCTTGGTAGTTTTATATTCAGTAATGTGTTAATCTCATCAATACCGAATAGATCACACGCACACGTGTCTCTAGATTAATTTATGTATGAATTTACCAAATATCAAATACATAGCTTAGTTGATTGGAATGACAAATGGTGCTCCACCCTCTGCTTCCTCCCCTTAGCTCAGCTGATTGAAATGACTTACGAGTAGATTTCATATACCGGTATCTACTTGAATTGACCTTTTTTTTTAGAATCACTATAATTGATTTAAGGTtgggttggagatgctctagggCCTGTTTCAATCCTTTTATTTGGGGAGTTAAAAC
It encodes:
- the LOC8061756 gene encoding uracil phosphoribosyltransferase isoform X1, producing MPSAAAAAAAPLHRIACARQRLPQTSLFFLPPRALPNSGRLTVPAPLPVHALRLPPTATRAASHDAATGARSPTSGGQMLVFVPPHPLIKHWVSVLRNEQTPCAIFKSAMAELGRLLIYEASRDWLPTITGEIETPVAVASVEFIDPREPVLVVPILRAGLALAELASSVLPATKTYHLGLRRDEETLQPSIYLNNLPDKIPEGTRVLVVDPMLATGGTMVAAIDLLIERGVTSKQIKVVSAVASPPALQKLNNKFPGLHVYTGIIDPEVNEKGFIVPGLGDAGDRSFAT
- the LOC8061756 gene encoding uracil phosphoribosyltransferase isoform X2, with the protein product MRASAPPSNLPLLPPTPRAPQFRAPHRPGPAARSRAEAASDGDEGGKPRRRHGREIAHIWRPDVGADLVFVPPHPLIKHWVSVLRNEQTPCAIFKSAMAELGRLLIYEASRDWLPTITGEIETPVAVASVEFIDPREPVLVVPILRAGLALAELASSVLPATKTYHLGLRRDEETLQPSIYLNNLPDKIPEGTRVLVVDPMLATGGTMVAAIDLLIERGVTSKQIKVVSAVASPPALQKLNNKFPGLHVYTGIIDPEVNEKGFIVPGLGDAGDRSFAT